The nucleotide sequence TATGGTTTGTCACTTTGCACCCATTGGATGACGGTAACGGGCGAATCACTCGCTTGCTGACAGACTTAGCATTGGCCCAAGCGGAGCAGCAATCTGTACGTTTTTACGCGATGTCTGTGGGGATCTTAGCTAACCGTAAAAGCTATTACGGAACCTTAGAGCAAACTCAGAAAGGAAATATAGATATCACGACTTGGCTCGTTTGGTTTTTTAATACCTTAAACGAAACGTTTGATGAAGTATTAAAAGAGATCGACCAAACCATATTTAAGACCAATTTTTGGCGCCATATAGACCAAACTAAGCTAGCAAAAGAACAAGTTAAAGTGCTGAATCGGATGCTTGATGGTGATTTTTCTGATGGTATCAATACCTCTCAGTATCACAAGGTGGCGAAAGTCAGCAAGCCAACAGCAACACGCCATTTAGCCACTTTGGTCGATCAGAATTGTTTAATCAAGACAGGAGCAGGACGAAGCACTCGATACCAACTGGCGAAATAAAAAATATGTCCAGCAGAAAGCGAGATATTGACTTACGTCTTATTGAAGAACTCTACTTAGAATGACTAATTTAAACACAGCACTTCCTAGCGGTTTTTTACTATGCTGAAGACAAATGGTTAAGGTTTTTTTTGAATCAGTTGAAAGATGGCGTTATGTGATTTTATCAATATGAGAGCTTATTAACATGCCGCAGGTGATAGTTAATGTACTCTTAATTAAAGTGAAAAGAGGATTTTATCAATGTCAAAAAGTTCCAAGCTACATAATGAAGACAAACTGATTAAAAAGGCACTTGATGTTGGCGGGAAGATGGCAAAGATGCAAGGCTTTAACCTCCCTCAGTCACCACAGCCTGACAGAGTAAAAGCAATTTACCTGTTTTTGGTTGATGCCAAACAAATCACGCCGTTACCTGATAGCAAACTCGACGGTGCAAACATCAAACACAGGTTAGCTCTTTGGGTTCATAATGCGTTGCCAGACAACGACCCTCTAAAATAACAATCATGATTAAGTAATAACAAAGCGGGTCGATTAGTTCGCTTTGTTTGATCTTTGGTGGGCGATAATTAAAGAAGTCTTCACTGCGATTTGGCTAACTAATTTTTATCCACCGACATGTTCACTAGGACTAAGGTTTCATGCCCAACTTCTAGCTTATTCTGCCCCAGAGTTTGTCAGCTATTTCGCTTAAAACGTTTTTGCAACTGATTACTTGGCCTATTAATTTTAAGCTGTGTAGTGTTTATGAAGTCACTGGTTATTTTCGTTCATGAAGAGGAATTTAGTGAGAAGGTAAAAAATGAACATGAAAAAATTTTCGGGTGTAGTTGGGTTATCGTCTTACACTCTTCGATACTATGAAAAAATTGGTTTGCTCAAACAAATCCAAAGAAATAGCAGCGGTCACCGAGTTTACTCAAACAGAGATGTAGATTGGGTGAACTTTGTTAAACGACTCAAAGACACTGGGATGCCGCTAGAAGAAATTCAAAAATATGCGTCATTAAGAGATTTAGGTGTAAAGACCGAGCTTGATCGCCAAAAACTGTTAGAAATGCACCGAGAAAACTTAAAAGAACACATTAAGCAACAGAATGAACATTTGGAAGCATTAGAAAACAAAATTAATTTATATAAAAAGGGAGAAGTGAGTTGACTTAGAGTTCACTCTAACTTGTAAGGTGTGTTGGTCTTTTATTCAGAGGAGAACACCACATGGACAACATTCGATTTAATTCTGGACTAGAACAGTTATCAAAAATCGATGGTGAAGCTGGCCAAAAAGTCATTGAGAGTTTACAAGATATTTGCCCTGATTTAGCTAAATTCACAATAGAATATCCATTTGGCGATATCTATACACGGCAAGGCTTAGACTTAAAATTAAGAGAGATTGCTACAGTCTCGGCTTTAACCGCTATGGGAACCTGTACGCCGCAACTAAAAGTGCATTTGCATGCAGCCCTTAATGTTGGTTGTTCAGAAGAAGAAATCAAAGAAGTAATAATACAAATGTCTGTCTATGCAGGCTTCCCAGCAGCGTTAAATGGAATGTTTGCTTTCAAAGAAGTGCTATCTGAAAGGTAGCACTAGAAGGGCAGCGTAACTCAAAGCTGCCCCATTGTTTGTTGATGCAATTATTCAGAAGCAGATAGTGTCACTGGAATTGCTGTACTTATATTTATGGTAAGAAGAGGAAATAATAAATGAAAGGATGCGACCATAAATAAACCTAACTTCAGGAAAAGTGACCCTAGAAACGCATAGCTATGCGTTTCTAGATCTTAGATGGTGGACTACATTTGATACTTCGCCTGCCATTTCGTAATACGAGCTTTATCACGATTTTCGTAGGACTGAATTGCTGGCAATAGCTCTAAGTTGAACTCTTTTTCATTATCATGACTTATAGCCGTAAGAAGCATAGTATACCAAGCGGTGACTCCCCCCTGCGGCGGTGACTTAA is from Vibrio cortegadensis and encodes:
- a CDS encoding DUF5062 family protein gives rise to the protein MSKSSKLHNEDKLIKKALDVGGKMAKMQGFNLPQSPQPDRVKAIYLFLVDAKQITPLPDSKLDGANIKHRLALWVHNALPDNDPLK
- a CDS encoding MerR family transcriptional regulator, with protein sequence MNMKKFSGVVGLSSYTLRYYEKIGLLKQIQRNSSGHRVYSNRDVDWVNFVKRLKDTGMPLEEIQKYASLRDLGVKTELDRQKLLEMHRENLKEHIKQQNEHLEALENKINLYKKGEVS
- a CDS encoding carboxymuconolactone decarboxylase family protein codes for the protein MDNIRFNSGLEQLSKIDGEAGQKVIESLQDICPDLAKFTIEYPFGDIYTRQGLDLKLREIATVSALTAMGTCTPQLKVHLHAALNVGCSEEEIKEVIIQMSVYAGFPAALNGMFAFKEVLSER